The proteins below come from a single Natranaerofaba carboxydovora genomic window:
- a CDS encoding DUF192 domain-containing protein, which produces MMTDYTMASIYKDNYENDNDNKNNKVLISSHIKVADTFFKRLKGLLGTKDLPSGKGLLIIPCKQVHTFFMRYNLDLIFLDEYNTIVHMIEDIPPFRISPYIKESEKVLELKAGTIKQYNLMEGEKLVIY; this is translated from the coding sequence ATGATGACTGATTATACTATGGCTTCTATTTATAAAGATAATTATGAAAATGATAATGACAATAAAAATAATAAAGTCCTGATTAGCTCGCATATAAAAGTTGCCGACACTTTTTTCAAAAGATTAAAAGGTCTTCTTGGAACCAAAGACCTGCCTTCGGGGAAGGGACTCTTAATCATCCCCTGTAAGCAGGTTCATACTTTTTTTATGCGTTATAACCTTGATCTGATTTTTTTGGACGAATACAATACCATAGTTCACATGATAGAAGATATCCCCCCTTTTAGAATCTCCCCCTATATAAAAGAAAGCGAAAAAGTATTAGAACTTAAAGCAGGGACAATTAAACAATATAACCTTATGGAAGGTGAGAAGTTAGTTATTTATTGA
- a CDS encoding type II secretion system F family protein, whose product MTYIFIIFLLVFLIYYNIYLVLTKPKRDLLKRLETYTKDEEHDVRDQSPLKADARNLRLSLKDIAKIFTRIDRLKGIRQHFDAELMKSGILLRGEEFIVILIVFALLFGSFGSMVSQSIIGLLLGVVIGLYLPIIFLKMKINKRRKLFNEQLGEVLTTMSNALRSGHSLMKALEVVSFDSPEPAKQEFSYTVKEMQLGISTEEALKNMSKRIASEDLELMITAILIQRQVGGNLAEVLDSIADTIRDRLRIQGEIKTLTAQGRLSGIIISFIPVAIGAFFYVVNPEYVLDLFTDPRGLFMITLAVVGQVIGAFVIKKIVSIEV is encoded by the coding sequence ATGACTTATATATTTATTATATTTTTATTGGTCTTTTTGATATACTACAACATATATTTGGTGCTTACAAAGCCAAAAAGAGATCTATTAAAAAGACTTGAGACCTATACCAAAGATGAAGAACACGATGTAAGAGATCAATCACCTCTAAAAGCTGATGCAAGAAACTTGCGTCTAAGCCTAAAAGATATAGCCAAAATTTTTACCAGAATAGATAGGCTTAAGGGGATAAGACAGCATTTTGATGCAGAACTGATGAAAAGTGGGATACTACTTCGCGGGGAAGAATTTATAGTCATCTTGATAGTTTTTGCACTGTTGTTTGGTAGCTTTGGAAGCATGGTTTCCCAATCAATTATCGGATTGTTACTAGGCGTAGTAATCGGACTATATTTACCGATAATCTTTTTGAAGATGAAAATTAATAAAAGAAGGAAGCTATTTAATGAACAGCTTGGAGAAGTACTTACAACTATGTCAAATGCACTTAGATCAGGTCACAGCCTTATGAAAGCCTTAGAAGTTGTTTCCTTTGATAGTCCAGAACCTGCAAAGCAGGAATTCTCTTATACTGTAAAAGAAATGCAGCTTGGCATCTCAACCGAAGAAGCACTAAAAAATATGAGTAAAAGAATTGCCTCTGAAGACTTAGAGTTAATGATCACGGCTATCTTGATTCAACGACAGGTGGGTGGAAACTTAGCTGAGGTTCTAGATAGTATAGCAGATACCATTAGAGATAGACTTCGAATTCAAGGTGAGATAAAAACCTTGACAGCTCAAGGAAGGCTATCAGGTATTATTATCTCGTTTATTCCTGTTGCAATTGGGGCATTTTTCTATGTAGTTAACCCCGAATATGTGCTTGATCTTTTTACTGACCCACGAGGATTGTTTATGATTACGCTAGCAGTTGTTGGTCAAGTTATTGGGGCTTTTGTAATAAAAAAGATTGTAAGTATAGAGGTCTGA
- a CDS encoding M28 family peptidase, giving the protein MRITFMRSGTRIVKRIIKIAVIIIVILVGLYLIFGPGPVGLDRRTDDDLDEEIDEIVDMVKNGEDIRAMDIVEIIADPEFMGRKTGGEGFRMATGFVEGIYKELDLDPVIEEDGKKTYRQRYEQPYNQIKEPLDFSLKDHEERELTPALGEQYIFDPSSAGANIQDDDMVFVGYGIKDENTGYNDFEGVDLEGKTAVSLFNLPGDFPNSAYHDRADNIADKGANSLIYIVEDDDEELREVIFSSWRGSGELSPIPVLWVDEDIGDSLLRLGSFSVSEWIEDYETRKSPRSFPLEHTANIEINAARKENAEGTNLIGEKTFSKEYPYILLTAHLDTPGISITGEPIPGANDNASGVGVILETISKINRENKEYPFNIMVAIFGGEEDGLKGSRHFASNLPVKSDKIKEVINIDMVGAGQDVLKAETKSYHSALDSLSDRRETLEYERKRPTPRSDHWSFVINDYPAVHLYRPFDTDDEDTNYDNTNDGDTDGEDVYYHTPGDRPDIISEEYLDDSVETIMELLDELATNQN; this is encoded by the coding sequence TTGAGGATAACTTTTATGAGAAGTGGTACCAGGATTGTAAAAAGAATAATTAAGATTGCAGTGATTATCATTGTGATCTTGGTAGGTCTATATCTGATATTTGGCCCTGGACCAGTAGGACTAGATAGAAGAACTGATGATGACCTAGATGAAGAAATTGACGAAATCGTCGATATGGTCAAAAACGGTGAAGACATTAGAGCCATGGATATAGTTGAGATTATAGCCGATCCTGAATTTATGGGTCGAAAAACGGGCGGAGAAGGTTTTAGGATGGCCACAGGATTTGTTGAAGGAATCTACAAAGAACTAGATCTTGATCCTGTGATTGAAGAAGATGGCAAAAAAACATACCGCCAAAGATACGAACAACCCTATAATCAGATAAAAGAGCCTCTTGACTTTAGCCTAAAGGACCATGAAGAACGAGAGCTAACACCGGCTCTTGGGGAACAATATATTTTTGACCCCTCATCTGCAGGGGCAAACATACAAGATGATGATATGGTGTTTGTTGGTTACGGGATAAAAGACGAAAACACAGGCTACAACGATTTTGAAGGGGTCGATTTGGAAGGCAAAACTGCTGTTTCTTTATTTAACCTGCCTGGAGACTTCCCTAATAGTGCGTATCATGACAGGGCAGATAATATTGCTGACAAAGGGGCTAACTCCCTCATCTATATAGTTGAAGATGATGACGAAGAACTAAGAGAAGTGATATTCTCCTCCTGGAGAGGAAGCGGAGAGCTAAGTCCTATACCGGTACTGTGGGTAGATGAAGATATAGGAGATAGCCTTCTAAGACTTGGTTCATTTAGTGTATCAGAATGGATAGAAGACTATGAAACCAGAAAAAGCCCTAGATCATTTCCGCTAGAGCATACAGCAAATATTGAGATAAACGCTGCGAGAAAAGAAAATGCAGAAGGTACAAACCTAATTGGCGAAAAAACCTTCTCCAAAGAATATCCATATATATTACTAACAGCTCATCTTGATACACCAGGGATATCCATTACAGGAGAACCAATCCCCGGAGCTAACGACAACGCTTCTGGAGTTGGTGTCATCCTTGAGACAATAAGTAAGATAAATAGGGAAAATAAAGAATATCCTTTTAATATTATGGTTGCAATATTTGGTGGGGAAGAAGATGGACTAAAGGGTTCAAGACATTTTGCCAGTAACCTGCCTGTCAAATCTGATAAGATCAAGGAAGTGATTAATATTGACATGGTAGGAGCCGGTCAGGATGTGTTAAAAGCAGAGACAAAAAGCTATCATTCTGCTTTAGACTCACTCTCTGATAGAAGAGAAACTTTAGAATATGAGAGAAAAAGACCTACCCCCCGAAGTGATCACTGGTCATTTGTGATTAATGATTACCCGGCTGTTCATCTTTATAGGCCATTTGATACGGATGATGAAGACACAAATTATGACAACACAAATGATGGTGACACAGATGGTGAGGACGTATATTATCATACCCCTGGGGATAGGCCAGATATTATAAGTGAAGAATATTTAGATGACAGCGTCGAAACAATTATGGAATTACTTGACGAACTAGCCACCAATCAAAACTAA
- a CDS encoding DUF4438 domain-containing protein: MLKTNKDKLVKMAVQGSIAPPATGPYRITTEGKALTLPGTGGITYNVRLGSSAMGWVADHVEPGVSIKEKDERDNSGLQTFACIGNTARVISGDAKKKKGVVIGKHGGIEHVLVDFKDEAMYKMAMGDKILVDSFGTGLSLEDYPNIKIRNIDPDLFEKLDIKEKDEGIEVPVTTTIPPYLMGSGIGANTSHRGDYDIMTHDPEAYKKHNLDELKIGDLVLLEDCDNEYGRGYLKGAVTIGVIIHSDCVVTGHGPGVTTIMTSKKPVIKGRIDKNANISNYIEFEEDDENEDNDNDKNNSKENNKENKDD; the protein is encoded by the coding sequence TTGCTTAAGACAAACAAAGATAAACTTGTAAAGATGGCAGTACAGGGGAGTATAGCACCTCCAGCAACCGGGCCATACAGGATAACCACCGAAGGAAAAGCTCTAACCCTTCCAGGCACGGGAGGCATAACTTATAATGTCAGGTTAGGAAGTTCTGCCATGGGTTGGGTAGCTGATCATGTTGAACCCGGGGTTAGTATTAAAGAAAAGGACGAAAGGGATAATAGCGGTCTTCAGACTTTTGCTTGTATAGGTAATACTGCAAGAGTAATTAGCGGTGACGCCAAGAAGAAAAAAGGTGTGGTTATAGGAAAACACGGTGGTATAGAACACGTTCTGGTAGATTTCAAGGATGAAGCAATGTACAAAATGGCCATGGGAGACAAAATTCTGGTGGACTCCTTTGGAACAGGTCTAAGCCTTGAAGATTATCCTAATATTAAGATTAGAAATATCGATCCAGACCTTTTTGAAAAGCTTGATATCAAAGAAAAAGACGAAGGCATTGAAGTTCCTGTAACTACAACAATACCACCTTATCTCATGGGCTCTGGCATTGGGGCAAACACATCCCATCGCGGGGATTATGATATAATGACCCATGATCCTGAAGCTTACAAAAAACACAATCTGGATGAACTAAAGATTGGTGATTTGGTTCTACTAGAGGACTGCGATAATGAATATGGTCGAGGCTACCTAAAAGGAGCAGTAACAATAGGTGTGATAATACACAGTGACTGTGTTGTAACGGGCCATGGACCAGGGGTTACTACAATAATGACCAGTAAAAAACCCGTCATTAAAGGTAGAATCGACAAAAACGCAAACATATCAAATTATATAGAATTTGAAGAGGATGATGAAAATGAAGATAATGACAATGACAAGAATAATTCAAAAGAAAATAATAAAGAGAATAAAGACGATTAG
- a CDS encoding type II secretion system F family protein: MLYFMYLLLIVSFTGIFLSLYKLIFRKHLETKERLSEIAELPTTGEGTGDNTLKTPIQKALELPIHKRVVLPVYSRLTNSLERRLPNKLLIALEKEVIAAGLSHTITFREFMVIYFLIICLSLALSTALYVLFQLSMWLVAAILLFGILAPRLWLTRKVTKRKDTIQRDLPEFLDLLTVSVEAGLGFESSLKKVADEGEGPLAVEINKVISEISMGKSRKEALTDLKNRVDISDLTAFINAVIQAEQLGVGISKVLKVEAKEFRRKRRQRAEEQAMKAPIKMLLPLVFFIFPAIFVILLGPAVLRILDTLMTM; the protein is encoded by the coding sequence ATGTTATATTTCATGTATTTACTTTTGATTGTTAGCTTTACGGGTATTTTTCTAAGCTTGTACAAATTAATATTTAGAAAACACCTTGAGACAAAAGAACGCTTATCTGAGATAGCAGAGCTACCTACTACAGGAGAGGGAACAGGTGATAACACACTTAAGACACCTATCCAAAAAGCTCTAGAACTTCCTATACACAAACGGGTAGTCTTACCTGTATATAGTAGACTTACTAATTCACTAGAAAGACGATTGCCAAATAAGTTATTAATAGCTCTTGAAAAAGAAGTTATTGCAGCAGGCTTATCACATACTATAACTTTTAGAGAATTTATGGTGATATATTTTTTAATAATATGTTTAAGCTTAGCTTTATCTACAGCCTTATATGTATTATTTCAACTTTCAATGTGGTTAGTAGCTGCCATCTTGCTATTTGGAATATTAGCACCCAGGTTATGGCTAACTAGAAAAGTAACCAAAAGAAAAGATACAATACAAAGAGACCTGCCAGAATTTCTAGATCTATTAACCGTTAGTGTTGAGGCCGGGCTTGGCTTTGAATCTTCTCTAAAAAAAGTTGCCGATGAAGGAGAAGGTCCCTTGGCTGTGGAGATAAACAAAGTAATATCAGAAATAAGCATGGGAAAAAGCAGAAAAGAAGCACTTACTGACCTGAAAAACAGGGTGGACATATCAGACCTTACAGCATTTATAAATGCTGTTATCCAGGCTGAACAGTTAGGGGTTGGAATCAGCAAAGTTTTGAAAGTTGAAGCAAAAGAGTTTCGCAGAAAACGCCGCCAAAGAGCTGAAGAGCAGGCTATGAAAGCACCAATCAAAATGCTTCTTCCCCTTGTATTCTTTATATTCCCAGCAATTTTTGTGATCTTGCTTGGACCAGCGGTCTTGAGGATATTAGACACGTTGATGACAATGTAA
- a CDS encoding AAA family ATPase: MTTSLEGILKNITFHNSDNLFTVAKLLTRPDNEVITVVGQLPELTPGERLVVNGKFESHKKFGRQFHVESYEIKLPVTTEGLVRFLGSGMIKGIGPKTAESLVSHFGKNILQIIENDPERLTEVDGIGAEKAKKISKGFLEHKKVKDIMVFLQGFGVSPAYALKIYKRFGDKTMELVSENPYCLAREVFGIGFKIADKIARNMGIGENSKERKKAAILYILEEASNKGDTYLTKKELEEALIEFEVTTEDMPAIIDELSKAKEIILEDNKEEGQIIYLPPYYHAEIGIAKRLTELETMGGGVLKEHLNNWNKMVENLAGSISTPDDASKEKLGNEEANEANKEVNNEATKGANTVELSTEQLEVLNKLPHSGAMVITGGPGTGKTTVIKSIIYLAEKFGLNIYLGAPTGRAAKRMSEATGKEAKTIHRLLEFSYESGEGMKFNKNTENPLECDLLIIDEASMLDLLLMNRLVKAVPPGCKLVLVGDIDQLPSVGAGNVLRDIIDSHKIPVVRLKTIFRQAKESMVVVNAHRINQGKFPMLNVKDKDFFFINREEPEEVVNTIISLCKHRLPKYENLHPRDDIQVLAPMRRTDTGVDNLNTSLQGALNPPSGQKPEISFGTFSYRLGDKLMQLKNDYQKEVFNGDMGIIHHVDAEEGSIKVRFEENTEDRIIEYERNELDSLIPAYAVSVHKSQGSEYPVVVMPVTTQHFIMLQRNLIYTAITRAKKLVVLVGTKKAIGMAISNNKVESRNSLLDYRLKQFK, encoded by the coding sequence TTGACCACAAGCTTAGAAGGTATTCTAAAAAACATTACTTTTCATAATTCTGATAATCTATTTACCGTGGCAAAACTTCTTACAAGGCCGGATAATGAAGTAATAACAGTCGTAGGCCAGCTGCCAGAGCTAACACCTGGAGAGCGGCTTGTTGTAAACGGCAAATTTGAAAGCCACAAAAAATTTGGCCGCCAGTTCCATGTAGAAAGCTATGAAATAAAACTTCCTGTAACAACAGAAGGACTTGTCAGGTTTCTTGGTTCTGGGATGATAAAAGGCATTGGCCCCAAAACTGCCGAGAGCCTTGTAAGCCATTTTGGCAAAAACATCCTGCAAATTATCGAAAACGATCCTGAAAGACTTACTGAAGTGGACGGAATAGGCGCAGAAAAAGCTAAAAAAATCTCTAAAGGATTTTTGGAGCACAAAAAAGTTAAAGACATCATGGTATTTTTGCAGGGTTTTGGGGTAAGTCCTGCCTATGCCCTTAAGATATATAAGCGTTTTGGTGACAAGACTATGGAGCTAGTCTCAGAAAACCCCTACTGTCTTGCTAGAGAAGTCTTTGGTATAGGTTTTAAGATAGCCGACAAAATAGCAAGGAATATGGGTATTGGTGAAAACTCAAAAGAAAGAAAAAAAGCAGCCATACTCTACATACTAGAAGAAGCATCCAACAAGGGAGACACTTATCTCACCAAAAAAGAACTTGAGGAGGCTCTAATTGAATTTGAAGTAACTACAGAGGATATGCCAGCAATAATAGATGAACTATCTAAAGCAAAAGAAATAATCCTAGAAGATAACAAAGAAGAAGGTCAAATCATCTATCTTCCCCCGTACTACCATGCAGAGATAGGAATCGCAAAAAGATTAACAGAGCTTGAAACCATGGGGGGAGGAGTCCTAAAAGAGCACCTTAATAACTGGAATAAAATGGTCGAAAACCTTGCGGGCAGCATTAGCACCCCTGATGATGCTTCTAAGGAAAAATTGGGTAATGAGGAAGCTAATGAAGCTAATAAAGAAGTTAATAATGAAGCTACTAAAGGAGCTAATACAGTTGAATTATCTACTGAACAGCTTGAAGTCCTAAACAAACTGCCCCACTCAGGAGCTATGGTTATTACGGGTGGTCCTGGAACAGGAAAGACCACCGTTATAAAAAGTATTATTTACCTTGCTGAAAAATTTGGTCTTAATATATATCTTGGAGCACCTACTGGGAGAGCCGCCAAAAGGATGAGTGAAGCCACAGGGAAAGAGGCAAAAACCATTCATAGACTTTTGGAGTTTTCTTATGAATCTGGAGAAGGAATGAAATTTAATAAAAACACTGAGAATCCCCTAGAATGTGACCTCTTAATCATAGATGAGGCTTCCATGCTAGATCTCTTGCTGATGAATCGGCTTGTAAAAGCTGTCCCGCCTGGATGTAAGCTAGTCCTTGTTGGCGATATAGACCAGCTACCTTCAGTTGGAGCGGGTAATGTATTAAGAGATATTATTGACTCACACAAAATCCCTGTCGTTAGACTAAAAACTATCTTTCGCCAGGCCAAGGAGAGTATGGTAGTAGTTAATGCCCACAGGATTAACCAGGGCAAATTCCCAATGCTTAATGTCAAAGACAAAGATTTTTTCTTTATTAATAGAGAAGAGCCTGAAGAGGTGGTAAACACCATAATATCCTTATGCAAGCATCGTCTACCAAAGTACGAGAACTTACATCCAAGGGATGATATCCAGGTCCTTGCTCCAATGAGAAGGACAGATACAGGGGTAGATAATCTAAACACATCTCTTCAAGGAGCCCTTAACCCCCCGTCGGGGCAGAAACCTGAAATATCTTTTGGTACATTTTCTTACAGGCTTGGCGATAAGCTGATGCAGCTAAAAAATGACTACCAAAAAGAAGTTTTTAACGGTGATATGGGTATAATTCATCATGTCGATGCAGAGGAAGGTTCTATCAAGGTAAGATTCGAAGAAAACACTGAAGACAGGATTATAGAATATGAAAGAAATGAGCTTGATTCCTTAATCCCTGCCTATGCTGTAAGCGTTCACAAAAGCCAGGGAAGTGAGTATCCGGTAGTTGTTATGCCCGTGACGACCCAGCACTTTATCATGCTGCAGCGAAACCTGATCTATACAGCTATAACAAGGGCCAAGAAGCTTGTGGTTCTTGTAGGAACCAAAAAAGCTATCGGGATGGCTATCTCAAATAACAAAGTTGAAAGTAGAAATTCTCTTCTTGATTATCGCCTAAAACAATTTAAATAG